From Myxocyprinus asiaticus isolate MX2 ecotype Aquarium Trade chromosome 10, UBuf_Myxa_2, whole genome shotgun sequence, the proteins below share one genomic window:
- the LOC127447629 gene encoding C-X-C chemokine receptor type 1-like yields MDVTTYDDIYSGFPPPCPDSLQYLNSTVLVLVYIIVFFLSLLGNTVVIFVVFFMKNQRASTDIYLMHLAIADLLFSFTLPFWAAYLHAGYWMFGTVMCKLVSGVQEATFYCCVFLLACISIDRYLAIVKATQFLFRQRHLEGAVCAVVWMCAILLSLPIMVHHEAFVPESMENIYICHENLTADTIEEWRLGLRILHHTLGFFLPLGVMIFCYSFTMWTLCHSHNSQKQKAMRIILCIVLAFVICWLPKNISELLDTLMRGSWITETCKLRDSLDVALHVTEAMAFTHCAINPILYAFIGKKFRNQLLMSLFKKGLLRRETLTKYRVESVYSSASSRQMSVML; encoded by the coding sequence ATGGATGTTACTACATATGATGATATATACAGCGGATTTCCTCCACCTTGTCCCGATAGCTTGCAGTATCTGAACAGCACAGTTTTGGTCCTGGTCTACATCATAGTCTTCTTTCTCAGCTTGCTCGGGAACACCGTGGTGATATTTGTGGTATTTTTCATGAAGAACCAACGGGCATCTACTGACATTTACCTGATGCACCTGGCCATTGCCGACTTGCTCTTTTCATTCACTCTCCCATTCTGGGCGGCTTACCTCCACGCAGGCTACTGGATGTTTGGCACCGTTATGTGCAAACTGGTTTCCGGTGTACAAGAAGCTACTTTTTACTGTTGCGTCTTCCTCCTTGCATGCATTAGTATCGATCGCTACCTGGCCATCGTTAAAGCGACCCAATTCCTCTTTcgtcagcgccacctagagggcGCAGTGTGCGCAGTGGTGTGGATGTGTGCCATTTTGCTGTCCCTGCCCATCATGGTGCATCATGAGGCGTTTGTGCCTGAGAGCATGGAGAACATTTACATTTGTCATGAGAATCTGACCGCAGACACCATTGAAGAATGGAGGTTAGGCTTGCGGATTCTTCACCACACCTTGGGATTCTTCCTACCGTTGGGCGTTATGATTTTTTGTTACAGTTTTACCATGTGGACACTCTGTCATTCGCACAACAGCCAAAAGCAGAAGGCAATGCGCATCATATTATGCATCGTTCTGGCTTTTGTGATCTGCTGGCTGCCCAAGAACATCAGCGAACTTCTGGACACCCTGATGCGAGGCAGTTGGATAACGGAAACGTGCAAGCTGAGGGACAGTTTAGATGTGGCGCTGCATGTCACCGAGGCTATGGCTTTTACCCACTGTGCCATCAACCCCATTTTATACGCTTTCATTGGCAAGAAGTTCCGCAACCAGCTCCTCATGTCTCTCTTCAAGAAAGGCCTGCTGAGGAGAGAGACGTTGACAAAATACAGAGTGGAATCTGTGTATAGCTCTGCAAGCTCCAGGCAAATGTCCGTGATGCTGTAA